TTTGAATTTGGCCAACAGATAACGCAGCTAATAGAACTAGCCCAAGTGCGATATTTAAAGTTTCCAATCCAATTCCCTGAACTGATAAACCTTGGCGAATTACTAAGGTCAACATAGTTCCGATGAAAGTTCCTAAGACTGCAACTGCGCCACCTGCTAACAAAGTTCCACCCAAAACTGGACCTAAGAAGGATGGCAACATAACTTGGCTGCCAATTGCTGCAGTAAATGAGCCATTTGTGTAGGCAAGCATTAGGCCACCAATTCCAGCCAATGCACCTGAAAAAATATGCGCAGTTAAAACACGATTTTCAGTTGGAATTCCAGATAATTTTGCAGCTCTTAAATTAGAGCCAGTTGAAAGTAATTCGCGACCCAATCTGGTTTTTGAATACATAAATCCAACTAATATCAAACAAACTATCGCCGGCATCAACATCATTGGTATAGCGCTAGGTCCACAGATTGGACCTAAACAAATATCTCCTAGTGATTTACTTCGCCAAAAATCCATGCCATCTGGCTTAGTAGTAAAGGCTGCAGTTGCGCCAGTAAAGGTGACGTAGATGAAGGTAACTAAACCAAGGAGAGCGAAATCCATAGCTAAGGTAACAATAAAAGCATTGACCTGAGATTTAACAATTATCCAACCAGTAATTGCGCCAAGTAACGCGCCAGCTAAAACACCAAGTACTGCTCCTTGCACCAAACTTAATCCCCAGTATTGATATGAAGCACCAGCTACTAATGCTGAGATTGCTGCCATTCGGCCAACTGCTAAATTCAAGTGACCAATGGAGAGC
The Candidatus Nanopelagicus limnes DNA segment above includes these coding regions:
- a CDS encoding ABC transporter permease, with the translated sequence MKIKSILNDQRVVLTLLTVALFIFFGLQNPAFFNVDFVIYPLLRDGATLTVIGLAQLCVLSIGHLNLAVGRMAAISALVAGASYQYWGLSLVQGAVLGVLAGALLGAITGWIIVKSQVNAFIVTLAMDFALLGLVTFIYVTFTGATAAFTTKPDGMDFWRSKSLGDICLGPICGPSAIPMMLMPAIVCLILVGFMYSKTRLGRELLSTGSNLRAAKLSGIPTENRVLTAHIFSGALAGIGGLMLAYTNGSFTAAIGSQVMLPSFLGPVLGGTLLAGGAVAVLGTFIGTMLTLVIRQGLSVQGIGLETLNIALGLVLLAALSVGQIQKMFASFKMRAKK